The following are from one region of the Salvia splendens isolate huo1 chromosome 2, SspV2, whole genome shotgun sequence genome:
- the LOC121792816 gene encoding pentatricopeptide repeat-containing protein At5g16860-like, translating into MLFSSIFLPNHSRHRAAALVPKLRFSATAAHRCVSLPEDDLIQPQSIAPSSPSDPNPTAQLLSDFLSDGRHSDVLSILRRTPPSRYLVFYWNNLIKRSVSLQNHRDVLHLFDEMRRLLWKPDGHTYPYVLKSCGDLTSLAAGMSIHALALVSGFTNCNVFVDNAAVAMYGRCGAFDKARQLFDEMLEAGVFDTVSWNSIISVYVQFGDSRNALRMFKEMVSRGDIALRADAVSLVNILPACASLRSQRRGAEVHAYSVRRGLIDDVFVGNALMDMYAKCGLIDDAKNLFERMEVKDVVSWNALVTGYSQIGKFEDALGLFDRMREKNIELNVVAWSAVIAGYAQRGLGNEAIDIFKQMIVSGSQPNAVTLVSVLSGCAASGASNPGKETHCYAIKQVLNLGGNDSGDDMMVINGLIDMYAKCKNLKVAHALFDSIEMKNRSVVTWTALIGGYAQHGEAGDALGLFAEMLSEGCRMMPNGFTISCALVACARVGALRLGREIHAYALRNRYGDAMIFISNCLIDMYVKSGDVDAARAVFDNMSQKNAVSWTSIMTGYGMHGRGEEAVQVFEKMRATGLPIDGVTFVVLLYSCSHSGIVDQGISYFNHMKDFGVVPEAEHYACMVDLLGRAGRLDDAMKLIRDMPMQANPIVWVSLLSSCRLHGNVEIGEHAVNQLLELKFEVDGLYTLLSNIYASAKQWKDVARIRLLMKRAGIRKRPGCSWVQGRNGTATFYVGDKTHPMTKEIYDLLYDLIYRAKIMGYVPETSFALHDVDDEEKGDNLVEHSEKLALAYGILTTTPGMPIRIMKNLRVCGDCHTAISYISRIIEHEVILRDSSRFHHFKNGSCSCKGYW; encoded by the coding sequence ATGCTGTTTTCTTCAATTTTCCTGCCAAACCACAGCCGCCACCGCGCCGCCGCTCTTGTTCCGAAACTCCGCTTCTCTGCTACGGCAGCTCATCGCTGCGTCTCCTTACCCGAGGACGATCTCATCCAACCGCAGAGCATAGCACCCTCCTCCCCCTCAGATCCAAACCCCACCGCGCAACTTCTCTCCGATTTCCTCTCCGATGGAAGGCACTCCGACGTGCTCTCCATCCTCCGCCGCACCCCGCCCTCTCGCTACCTCGTCTTCTACTGGAACAACCTTATCAAGCGGAGCGTATCCTTGCAAAACCACAGAGATGTCCTCCACCTGTTTGATGAAATGCGGCGCCTCCTATGGAAGCCCGACGGCCATACATATCCTTATGTTCTCAAATCGTGCGGGGACCTGACGTCGCTGGCAGCGGGGATGTCTATCCACGCGCTCGCGCTCGTCTCTGGCTTCACTAACTGCAATGTGTTTGTGGATAACGCCGCGGTTGCTATGTATGGCCGTTGTGGCGCGTTTGACAAAGCGCGCCAGTTGTTCGATGAAATGCTTGAGGCTGGCGTGTTCGACACAGTCTCGTGGAATTCGATTATATCTGTGTATGTACAGTTTGGCGACAGTAGGAATGCTTTGCGGATGTTTAAAGAGATGGTTTCGAGAGGTGATATAGCGTTGCGGGCGGATGCAGTTAGCTTGGTGAATATTTTGCCTGCTTGTGCTTCTCTTAGATCGCAGAGGAGAGGGGCGGAGGTTCATGCTTACTCTGTAAGGAGAGGTTTGATCGATGATGTCTTTGTGGGTAATGCTCTTATGGATATGTATGCAAAGTGTGGTCTAATAGATGATGCGAAGAATTTGTTTGAAAGGATGGAGGTCAAGGATGTGGTATCCTGGAACGCGCTGGTGACAGGGTACTCTCAGATCGGGAAATTTGAGGATGCTTTAGGGTTGTTCGATAGAATGAGGGAGAAAAATATTGAATTGAATGTGGTGGCGTGGAGTGCTGTGATTGCAGGATACGCACAGAGAGGTCTTGGTAACGAAGCTATTGATATATTCAAGCAGATGATTGTCTCAGGATCACAGCCAAACGCTGTTACCCTCGTCTCAGTTTTATCTGGCTGTGCAGCGTCAGGTGCATCGAATCCTGGTAAAGAGACGCACTGCTATGCGATTAAGCAGGTATTAAATTTGGGGGGCAATGACTCAGGGGATGATATGATGGTTATCAATGGTTTGATTGACATGTATGCGAAGTGCAAGAACTTGAAAGTGGCTCATGCCCTGTTTGATTCTATTGAGATGAAAAATAGGAGTGTGGTGACTTGGACGGCCTTGATTGGAGGGTATGCTCAACATGGGGAAGCCGGTGATGCCTTAGGGCTTTTTGCTGAAATGCTAAGTGAGGGATGCAGAATGATGCCAAATGGCTTCACTATATCTTGTGCACTTGTAGCCTGTGCTCGTGTGGGTGCACTGAGGCTTGGTAGGGAAATCCATGCCTATGCACTCCGCAATAGATATGGGGACGCTATGATATTTATCTCGAATTGCCTGATAGATATGTATGTCAAATCTGGTGATGTTGATGCAGCTCGAGCTGTGTTTGATAATATGAGCCAGAAAAATGCAGTCTCTTGGACATCCATTATGACGGGATATGGAATGCATGGTCGTGGTGAGGAGGCAGTCCAAGTTTTCGAGAAGATGAGGGCTACCGGTCTTCCAATTGATGGAGTGACTTTTGTGGTATTACTTTATTCATGTAGCCATTCTGGGATTGTTGACCAGGGTATTAGTTACTTCAATCACATGAAGGATTTTGGAGTAGTTCCTGAAGCTGAGCACTATGCTTGCATGGTTGATCTGTTAGGCCGTGCTGGCCGACTGGATGATGCTATGAAGCTCATTAGGGATATGCCGATGCAAGCAAACCCGATTGTTTGGGTGTCATTACTTAGTTCTTGCAGGCTTCATGGAAATGTGGAAATTGGGGAACATGCAGTTAATCAGTTATTAGAGTTAAAATTTGAAGTGGATGGCTTGTACACGCTTCTCTCAAACATATACGCCAGTGCTAAGCAGTGGAAGGATGTTGCAAGGATTCGACTGTTGATGAAACGGGCAGGAATCAGGAAGAGGCCTGGTTGTAGTTGGGTACAAGGAAGAAACGGGACAGCAACCTTTTATGTAGGGGACAAAACTCATCCAATGACTAAAGAGATATATGATCTCCTTTATGATCTGATTTATCGTGCTAAAATCATGGGCTATGTTCCAGAGACTAGCTTTGCGCTTCATGATGTAGATGATGAGGAGAAAGGCGATAATCTAGTTGAACACAGTGAGAAATTGGCACTTGCTTATGGCATTCTGACTACAACCCCTGGGATGCCTATAAGGATTATGAAGAACTTGCGTGTCTGTGGTGATTGTCACACAGCCATCAGTTACATATCAAGAATAATTGAACACGAAGTTATACTCAGGGACTCAAGCCGTTTCCACCATTTCAAGAATGGATCCTGTTCCTGCAAAGGATATTGGTGA
- the LOC121766476 gene encoding putative F-box/LRR-repeat protein 8, with amino-acid sequence MGQTASSARPRSSAAIPPFPPEPPPENPDDSTEIDYSLSLPDECLACIFQSLSAGDRKRASVVCRRWLAVEGQSRHRLSLKAVAELSDAIPRLFARFDSVTKLALKCDRRSVSIGDEALILISQRCRNLTRLKLRACRELTDEGMSIFAANCRNLQKFSCGSSSFGAKGMNALIENCRLLEELSVKRLRGITDTAAAEAIGPGKAADSLKIICLKNLYNGQCFGPLMIGAKNLRSLKLFRCSGDWDKLLELIADRVDTLIEVHLERIQVSDLGLSALSKCANLEVLHLVKTPECTNIGLMAVAKKCRLLRKLHIDGWKTNRIDDDGLIAVANNCPNLQELVLIGVNPTRLSLEKLATNCQSLERLALCGSKTVGDTEISCIAAKCFALKKLCIKSCPMSDHGMEALAGGCPNLVKVKVKKCKGVTSEGADWLRANRGSLSVNLYAVEPELPEASISEQEVVDAADVDAPLGGRSGDPSIASSSSSSSSNGRFISFKMRLGSFSRRGLVMCTFKRWPSFGGRLRSSFGRG; translated from the coding sequence ATGGGCCAAACCGCCTCCTCCGCGAGGCCCAGATCCTCCGCCGCCATCCCACCGTTTCCACCCGAGCCGCCCCCCGAAAATCCCGACGATTCCACCGAAATCGATTACTCTCTGAGTCTCCCCGACGAATGCCTGGCGTGCATATTTCAATCCCTCTCCGCCGGCGACAGGAAGCGCGCGTCGGTGGTGTGCCGCCGCTGGCTCGCGGTGGAGGGGCAGAGCCGCCACCGCCTCTCGCTGAAGGCGGTGGCGGAGCTCTCCGACGCCATCCCTCGCCTCTTCGCCCGCTTCGATTCCGTCACGAAGCTCGCGCTCAAATGCGACCGCAGATCCGTCAGCATCGGCGACGAGGCGCTGATTCTGATCTCGCAGAGGTGCAGGAACCTCACGAGGCTGAAGCTCCGCGCCTGCCGCGAGCTCACCGACGAGGGGATGTCGATTTTCGCCGCGAATTGCAGAAATCTGCAGAAATTCTCGTGCGGGTCTTCCAGTTTTGGGGCTAAAGGGATGAATGCGTTGATCGAGAATTGCAGATTGCTCGAGGAGCTCTCGGTTAAGCGATTGCGAGGGATTACTGACACTGCTGCAGCTGAAGCAATTGGGCCTGGTAAAGCTGCTGATTCTTTGAAAATTATTTGTTTGAAGAATCTTTACAATGGGCAGTGTTTTGGCCCTTTGATGATTGGGGCTAAGAATTTGAGAAGTTTGAAGCTTTTTAGATGCTCTGGAGATTGGGATAAATTGTTAGAATTGATTGCTGATAGGGTTGATACTTTGATTGAGGTTCATCTAGAGAGGATTCAGGTTAGTGATTTAGGGCTTTCTGCCCTCTCTAAATGTGCTAATCTTGAGGTGCTGCATTTGGTGAAGACACCCGAATGCACAAACATAGGGCTTATGGCTGTCGCGAAGAAATGTAGGTTGCTTAGGAAGCTCCACATTGACGGATGGAAGACTAATAGGATAGATGATGATGGATTGATTGCTGTGGCTAATAACTGCCCTAATCTGCAAGAATTGGTCTTGATTGGTGTGAATCCGACAAGATTGAGCTTGGAGAAGCTGGCTACGAATTGTCAGAGTTTGGAGAGATTAGCCCTTTGTGGGAGTAAAACTGTTGGAGACACGGAGATATCGTGCATTGCTGCAAAATGCTTCGCACTGAAGAAGCTGTGCATCAAGAGCTGTCCGATGTCGGATCATGGCATGGAGGCGTTGGCAGGGGGGTGCCCTAATCTGGTGAAGGTGAAGGTGAAGAAGTGTAAGGGGGTGACGTCTGAGGGAGCGGATTGGTTGAGGGCGAACAGGGGTTCTCTTTCCGTGAATTTGTATGCTGTTGAGCCTGAACTGCCAGAGGCAAGCATTAGTGAGCAGGAAGTTGTTGATGCTGCTGATGTTGATGCTCCACTGGGTGGGAGAAGTGGAGACCCTAGCATTGCAtcaagcagcagcagcagcagcagcaacggGAGGTTCATTTCGTTCAAGATGAGGCTAGGGTCTTTCTCAAGGAGAGGCTTGGTGATGTGCACATTCAAGAGGTGGCCGAGCTTTGGTGGTAGATTGAGGAGCAGCTTCGGAAGGGGCTGA